From Haemorhous mexicanus isolate bHaeMex1 chromosome 1, bHaeMex1.pri, whole genome shotgun sequence, one genomic window encodes:
- the TERF1 gene encoding telomeric repeat-binding factor 1 isoform X2: MATAAQDVSGVADPGGGSSSVSSSVSSAPPEALEAVAAEWMLEFACSCLCRHFAEQSGAEFWRWRDVAQALISGLSQIPPHQKKTVYLCQLLIRIAQGKSLGLKFENDQRISPLESALSFWILLEREEIKLEKLHEEIRRLIQIQIVAVHMENRYFKEAAEVLERLFTDSESDKEATKHVVSKGLGATALQNRPVEVNENSKSDLETKQRLVEEKENITSQWFGDIKKPIGRRRLGQKPKESRVLQNLNDMQNVGGNGVSLACSRRRQKWTLKEDLELKSGVREFGVGNWAKILVHGNFNNRTSVMLKDRWRTLSKIKQS, translated from the exons ATGGCGACGGCGGCCCAGGACGTGTCGGGAGTGGCGGACCCAGGCGGCGGCAGCAGTTCCGTCAGCAGCTCCGTCAGTTCGGCCCCGCCGGAGGCCCTGGAGGCCGTGGCCGCGGAGTGGATGCTGGAGTTCGCCTGTTCCTGTCTGTGCCGGCACTTCGCGGAGCAGAGCGGGGCGGAGTTCTGGCGGTGGAGGGACGTTGCGCAGG cTCTTATTAGTGGCCTCTCCCAAATACCTccacatcagaaaaaaacagtatATCTCTGCCAGCTTTTGATAAGAATTGCtcaaggaaaaagccttg GATTAAAGTTTGAAAATGATCAAAGAATTTCACCTTTGGAATCTGCTCTGTCTTTCTGGATTTTActtgaaagggaagaaattaaACTGGAAAAACTTCATGAAGAAATTCGTCGCTTGATTCAAATTCAG ATTGTAGCAGTCCATATGGAAAACAGATATTTCAAGGAAGCTGCTGAAGTTCTTGAAAGGCTGTTCACAGACTCTGAATCAGATAAG GAAGCCACAAAACATGTGGTATCTAAAGGGTTGGGAGCAACAGCATTGCAAAACAGACCAGTGGAAGTCAATGAAAATAGCAAAAGTgatttggaaacaaaacaaag gttggtggaagagaaagagaataTCACAAGTCAGTGGTTTGGAgatataaaaaaacccatagGAAG GAGACGTTTAGGACAGAAGCCCAAAGAGAGCAGAGTTCTTCAGA ATCTTAACGACATGCAAAATGTTGGAGGAAATGGAGTTTCTTTGGCATGTAGCCGGAGAAGACAG AAATGGACTCTGAAAGAAGACTTGGAGCTGAAATCAGGAGTTAGGGAGTTTGGAGTGGGTAACTGGGCTAAAATTTTAGTCCATGGTAACTTCAACAACCGAACAAGTGTCATGTTGAAAGACCGGTGGAGAACATTGAGCAAGATCAAACAAAGTTGA
- the TERF1 gene encoding telomeric repeat-binding factor 1 isoform X1 produces MATAAQDVSGVADPGGGSSSVSSSVSSAPPEALEAVAAEWMLEFACSCLCRHFAEQSGAEFWRWRDVAQALISGLSQIPPHQKKTVYLCQLLIRIAQGKSLGLKFENDQRISPLESALSFWILLEREEIKLEKLHEEIRRLIQIQIVAVHMENRYFKEAAEVLERLFTDSESDKPLRVKLATVIKTKDPYVPLLQCFSYSLLIRKIKSYIELFVKENETSFLVQEATKHVVSKGLGATALQNRPVEVNENSKSDLETKQRLVEEKENITSQWFGDIKKPIGRRRLGQKPKESRVLQNLNDMQNVGGNGVSLACSRRRQKWTLKEDLELKSGVREFGVGNWAKILVHGNFNNRTSVMLKDRWRTLSKIKQS; encoded by the exons ATGGCGACGGCGGCCCAGGACGTGTCGGGAGTGGCGGACCCAGGCGGCGGCAGCAGTTCCGTCAGCAGCTCCGTCAGTTCGGCCCCGCCGGAGGCCCTGGAGGCCGTGGCCGCGGAGTGGATGCTGGAGTTCGCCTGTTCCTGTCTGTGCCGGCACTTCGCGGAGCAGAGCGGGGCGGAGTTCTGGCGGTGGAGGGACGTTGCGCAGG cTCTTATTAGTGGCCTCTCCCAAATACCTccacatcagaaaaaaacagtatATCTCTGCCAGCTTTTGATAAGAATTGCtcaaggaaaaagccttg GATTAAAGTTTGAAAATGATCAAAGAATTTCACCTTTGGAATCTGCTCTGTCTTTCTGGATTTTActtgaaagggaagaaattaaACTGGAAAAACTTCATGAAGAAATTCGTCGCTTGATTCAAATTCAG ATTGTAGCAGTCCATATGGAAAACAGATATTTCAAGGAAGCTGCTGAAGTTCTTGAAAGGCTGTTCACAGACTCTGAATCAGATAAG CCTTTAAGGGTGAAGCTCGCAACCGTAATTAAAACCAAGGATCCATATGTTCCTCTTCTACAATGCTTCAGTTACAGTCTTTTGATAAGGAAAATCAAGTCTTACATTGAACTTTTcgttaaagaaaatgaaactagCTTCCTAGTACAG GAAGCCACAAAACATGTGGTATCTAAAGGGTTGGGAGCAACAGCATTGCAAAACAGACCAGTGGAAGTCAATGAAAATAGCAAAAGTgatttggaaacaaaacaaag gttggtggaagagaaagagaataTCACAAGTCAGTGGTTTGGAgatataaaaaaacccatagGAAG GAGACGTTTAGGACAGAAGCCCAAAGAGAGCAGAGTTCTTCAGA ATCTTAACGACATGCAAAATGTTGGAGGAAATGGAGTTTCTTTGGCATGTAGCCGGAGAAGACAG AAATGGACTCTGAAAGAAGACTTGGAGCTGAAATCAGGAGTTAGGGAGTTTGGAGTGGGTAACTGGGCTAAAATTTTAGTCCATGGTAACTTCAACAACCGAACAAGTGTCATGTTGAAAGACCGGTGGAGAACATTGAGCAAGATCAAACAAAGTTGA